Proteins found in one Crassostrea angulata isolate pt1a10 chromosome 3, ASM2561291v2, whole genome shotgun sequence genomic segment:
- the LOC128176783 gene encoding uncharacterized protein LOC128176783: MASSPKKRKSEENTEKDLLYAMMKICTDLDKSHIILTPLKIECCNGSLSSSFSKAFCNTEPYDDRLLFGDVFHYGISILREFVESKKTPNDRKMLFVFNKLMDFVNGDGSLKLSDPLELQSLSERELTLLVVNHLFRKLATSSCYLIDNNGHEHRGNSCVCGKDSCEMTGWYGDTSIGNAEVWHGNIDIIINDDLAVEPLEETPSEQSPLEVKLEASLKTNPQIAAQTIVFSFLQKKRHPEREHFLTPCIGVRRSELFIMLYDSEHDVLLESSTVPLFENEFSCEFSFCAILVCWLTVNYRFFCSGLNEKFKMLKSNFFDIAKEKITVYEKGLQFQSVKTCNCPELKLARPYISSFMHDTQKVLIEKYLKLNKSDENGLDVKN, translated from the exons ATGGCGTCAAGTCCGAAAAAAAGAAAGTCAGAGGAAAACACAGAAAAGGACTTGCTCTATGCCatgatgaaaatttgtacagACTTAGACAAGTCGCATATTATTTTAACTCCGTTAAAAATTGAATGTTGTAACGGGTCGCTCAGTTCTTCGTTTTCTAAGGCATTTTGTAATACAGAGCCCTACGACGATCGCCTCTTATTTGGCGATGTGTTCCACTACGGCATATCGATTTTAAGGGAATTTGTAGAGAGTAAGAAGACTCCAAATGAcagaaaaatgttgtttgtgttTAATAAACTGATGGATTTTGTAAATGGGG ATGGAAGCCTCAAACTTTCTGATCCTCTAGAACTTCAATCCCTCTCAGAACGTGAGCTGACATTACTAGTGGTTAATCATCTGTTTAGGAAACTAGCAACATCATCCTGCTATCTGATTGACAATAATGGTCATGAACACAGAGGGAATAGCTGTGTATGTGGAAAAGATTCTTGTGAAATGACGGGATGGTATGGGGATACCAGTATAG GAAATGCAGAGGTGTGGCATGGGAACATTGATATCATCATCAATGATGATTTGGCTGTGGAACCGTTGGAAGAGACCCCCAGTGAACAGTCTCCCCTAGAAGTAAAATTAGAGGCTTCATTGAAAACAAATCCACAGATCGCAGCACAAACTATAGTTTTTTCTTTTCTCCAAAAAAAGAGACACCCAGAACGTGAGCACTTTTTAACCCCATGCATTGGAGTAAGACGTTCAGAGCTTTTTATCATGCTTTATGATTCAGAACATGATGTTTTGCTAGAGAGTTCTACTGTACCCCTCTTTGAGAATGAATTTTCTTGTGAATTTTCTTTCTGTGCAATTCTAGTTTGTTGGTTAACAGTTAACTACCGTTTTTTTTGTAGTGGTTTAAATGAAAAGTTCAAAATGctgaaaagcaatttttttgACATTGCTAAAGAGAAAATCACTGTATATGAAAAAGGACTACAGTTTCAAAGTGTCAAAACTTGTAATTGTCCAGAGCTTAAGCTGGCAAGACCCTATATTTCATCATTTATGCACGATACCCAAAAAGTGCTAATTGAAAAGtacttaaaattgaataaatctgaTGAAAATGGTCTAGATGTGAAAAATTAA